A single window of Anaerocolumna chitinilytica DNA harbors:
- a CDS encoding ABC transporter ATP-binding protein: protein MNVIEIKNLTKSYGSSRGITDVTLSVEQGEVFGFIGPNGAGKSTTIRTLLGLIHPTGGTATIFGKNCIEDPSVRKELGYLPSEVFYYDNMKVIDLLKYSASFYGKDCTTRIKELAEVMDLDLKKKIEDLSFGNKKKVGIVQGLLHEPKLIILDEPTSGLDPLMQQKFFELIENENKKGATVFFSSHILSEVQRMCTRVAFIKEGRIIKLEKMSTLSENSYKKIHLESKAKISDAVFNVPGISALKLEQGNADFIFKGNINEILKKVSEIDLRNISITEPDLEEIFLHYYAKED, encoded by the coding sequence ATGAACGTTATTGAAATTAAAAATCTGACTAAAAGCTATGGAAGTTCCAGAGGAATTACAGATGTTACCCTATCAGTAGAACAGGGTGAAGTCTTTGGTTTTATCGGGCCTAACGGTGCCGGAAAATCCACAACCATCCGTACACTTCTTGGTCTTATTCATCCTACTGGAGGTACTGCCACAATTTTTGGCAAGAACTGCATCGAAGACCCCAGTGTTAGAAAAGAACTTGGTTATCTGCCCTCTGAAGTGTTTTATTATGATAATATGAAGGTTATTGACCTCTTGAAATATTCAGCCAGCTTTTATGGAAAAGATTGTACAACTCGAATTAAAGAGCTTGCTGAAGTTATGGATCTGGACTTAAAGAAAAAAATAGAGGACCTTTCCTTTGGTAATAAGAAAAAAGTAGGTATCGTACAAGGACTTCTTCATGAGCCCAAACTCATAATACTGGATGAGCCCACCAGCGGCCTTGACCCTCTGATGCAGCAAAAATTCTTTGAATTAATTGAAAATGAAAATAAAAAAGGAGCTACCGTATTCTTCTCCTCCCATATTCTGAGTGAAGTTCAAAGAATGTGTACTCGTGTTGCATTTATAAAAGAAGGCAGAATTATAAAACTGGAGAAAATGAGCACCCTTTCAGAAAACAGTTACAAGAAAATACACTTAGAATCCAAAGCAAAAATTTCAGATGCTGTTTTTAATGTACCCGGAATCAGTGCTCTAAAGCTGGAGCAGGGAAATGCAGACTTTATATTCAAGGGGAATATTAATGAAATTCTGAAGAAAGTATCAGAAATTGACTTGCGAAATATCTCTATTACCGAGCCGGACTTGGAAGAAATCTTTTTACATTACTACGCAAAGGAGGATTAA
- a CDS encoding ABC transporter permease subunit — protein sequence MNIYRFELKSLRKNTIIWTCSLFALAALYLSLYPSIAKDATDFKNLLSGYPQAVRDMLGIQLDYISTLLGFYSMIFAFILLGGSIQAMNLGLSMLSKESRERTADFLLVKPISRTSITTYKLLASFTSLVFTNVVFFLASFLLANAVKTESLDFKLFLMVNVILLFIQIIFFSLGLVISVFFKTLKNVLPLSLGVVFGLYMIGSLLATGDDADIVRYFSPFKYFDIIYIITHGRYEISYLLTGLTVSVLSIAVSYIIYNKKDIHAVS from the coding sequence ATGAATATCTATCGCTTTGAATTAAAAAGCCTGCGAAAGAACACCATCATATGGACTTGTTCCCTGTTTGCACTGGCGGCCCTTTATTTATCCCTGTATCCAAGTATTGCAAAAGATGCTACAGATTTTAAAAATCTTCTCAGCGGTTACCCCCAGGCCGTCAGAGATATGCTCGGTATACAGCTTGACTACATCTCAACTCTTCTTGGATTTTACTCCATGATTTTTGCTTTTATCCTATTAGGAGGTTCCATTCAGGCTATGAATCTTGGGTTATCCATGCTGTCAAAGGAATCCAGAGAGAGAACTGCGGACTTTCTCCTCGTAAAACCTATATCAAGAACGTCCATAACAACCTACAAGCTTTTAGCTTCCTTTACCTCGTTAGTGTTCACAAATGTGGTGTTTTTTCTTGCATCCTTTCTCCTCGCGAATGCAGTAAAAACTGAGAGCCTGGATTTCAAATTATTTCTAATGGTAAATGTTATTCTGTTATTTATCCAGATAATATTCTTTTCTCTGGGTTTGGTAATCTCAGTATTTTTTAAAACATTAAAAAATGTACTGCCGCTGTCTTTAGGCGTTGTATTTGGTCTTTATATGATTGGTTCATTGCTTGCCACCGGAGATGATGCAGATATTGTACGTTATTTTTCACCATTTAAGTATTTTGACATCATTTATATCATTACTCACGGAAGATATGAAATATCTTATCTTCTAACTGGATTGACTGTATCTGTTTTATCAATAGCTGTAAGCTATATCATATATAATAAAAAAGACATTCACGCTGTCAGCTAA
- a CDS encoding lytic transglycosylase, which yields MNFQEYRCRNYVIGNGDTLYSISREYNVPLPLILRLNPFVDIYNLQVGDEICIPVIEGASQDQVSEYVVAEGDSVQTVLDKYAIDMEDLIRNNSLSAMMLLPGIKLNIPNNND from the coding sequence ATGAACTTTCAGGAATATCGATGCAGGAATTATGTAATCGGAAACGGGGATACCCTCTATAGCATCAGTAGGGAATACAATGTTCCGCTGCCCTTGATTTTAAGACTGAATCCCTTTGTGGATATATATAATCTTCAGGTTGGAGATGAAATCTGTATTCCGGTTATTGAAGGAGCAAGTCAGGATCAGGTAAGCGAGTATGTGGTAGCAGAAGGAGACTCTGTACAGACGGTTCTGGATAAGTACGCCATTGATATGGAGGATTTGATTCGGAATAACAGTCTGAGTGCTATGATGCTTCTCCCGGGGATTAAGCTTAACATTCCAAATAACAATGATTAA
- the hisF gene encoding imidazole glycerol phosphate synthase subunit HisF, which yields MFTKRIIPCLDVHNGRVVKGINFVNLRDAGDPVEVGKEYDKAGADELVFLDITASSDARAIKLEMVRRVAETVFIPFTVGGGIRTIEDFKVILREGADKIAVNTAAILNPELISEAADKFGRQCVVVAIDAKKREDGSGWNIYKNGGRVDMGIDAIEWAMKADKLGAGEILITSMDCDGTKDGYDLELTRMISENVSIPVIASGGAGKKEHFLDAFTKGKADAVLAASLFHYKELEIRELKDYLRSNGVSVNYRKELIL from the coding sequence ATGTTTACGAAAAGAATTATACCATGTCTGGATGTCCATAACGGACGTGTTGTGAAAGGAATAAATTTTGTTAATTTAAGAGATGCCGGCGATCCTGTTGAAGTCGGTAAAGAATATGATAAAGCAGGCGCAGATGAACTGGTATTCTTAGATATAACAGCTTCTTCTGATGCAAGAGCTATTAAGCTTGAGATGGTAAGAAGAGTAGCTGAGACCGTTTTTATACCATTTACAGTAGGTGGTGGGATCAGAACGATTGAGGACTTCAAAGTTATATTAAGAGAAGGTGCGGATAAGATTGCTGTAAATACGGCTGCTATTTTAAATCCTGAATTAATATCTGAAGCAGCGGATAAGTTCGGGCGTCAGTGTGTGGTAGTTGCAATTGATGCCAAAAAAAGAGAAGATGGTTCAGGTTGGAATATCTATAAAAACGGCGGTCGTGTAGATATGGGAATAGATGCAATTGAATGGGCTATGAAGGCAGACAAGCTTGGTGCCGGTGAGATTTTGATTACCAGTATGGACTGTGATGGGACTAAGGATGGTTATGATCTGGAGCTTACCAGGATGATTTCTGAAAATGTATCGATACCGGTTATTGCTTCTGGCGGCGCAGGTAAGAAGGAGCATTTTTTGGATGCATTCACAAAAGGGAAAGCGGATGCAGTGCTTGCAGCCTCTCTTTTTCATTATAAAGAACTTGAAATCAGAGAGCTAAAGGATTATCTTAGAAGTAACGGAGTTAGTGTAAATTATAGAAAAGAATTAATTTTATAA
- a CDS encoding 2-hydroxyacyl-CoA dehydratase: MSDYKKPYTLGIDIGSTTVKIAVLNTENKILYSEYERHFANIQETLAKLLGNAKEQLGNIKIAPVITGSGGLTISKHLGIPFVQEVVAVSTSLQDYAPKTDVAIELGGEDAKIIYFTGGIEQRMNGICAGGTGSFIDQMATLLNTDASGLNEYAKEYKAIYPIAARCGVFAKSDIQPLINEGATKPDLSASIFQAVVNQTISGLACGKPIRGNVAFLGGPLHFLTELKNAFIRTLNLTDESIIAPEHSHLFAAIGAAMNSKYDTIIAVDDVIQKLAEGITMDFEVNRMTPLFKDQNEYDTFKERHSRQAVKKGDLKTYSGNCYLGIDAGSTTTKIALVGENGELLYSFYSNNNGSPLKTAIKSVKEIYSLLPEDAKIVRSCSTGYGEALLKSALMLDEGEVETVAHYYAAAFFEPKVDCILDIGGQDMKCIKIKNQTVDSVQLNEACSSGCGSFIETFAKSLNYEVADFANVALFAKNPVDLGSRCTVFMNSKVKQAQKEGAQVADISSGLAYSVIKNAIFKVIKITDPKDLGEHVVVQGGTFYNEAVLRSFELLTGCEAVRPDISGIMGAFGAALIAREHYQGEETTLLSLEDINGLTIESSMGRCKQCTNNCRLTINRFNGGRQFISGNRCEKGLGKVKNAENVPNLFDYKLKALFSYEPLSEDKAKRGTIGIPRVLNMYENYPFWYTFFTELGYRVILSPESTRKIYEMGIESIPSESECYPAKLAHGHIMWLIKQGIDFIFYPSVPYERCEVPGANNHYNCPIVASYSENIKNNVEELRSGNIRYENPFMSFENEEILTTRLVAVMKGINDASSKEVKAAAHKAWAELEAKREDIKRKGEETLAYLVETGRKGIVLAGRPYHIDPEINHGIPELINSYGVAVLTEDSISHLGKVDRPLVAVDQWMYHSRLYAAASYTKTMPNLELIQLNSFGCGLDAVTTDMVNDILTKSGKVYTVLKIDEVNNLGAARIRIRSLLSAVRDRDRKKTSCEVPIVSDAHNRVVFTEEMRKDYTLLCPQMSPIHFDILQSALKSGGYNVEILPNDNRSAVDVGLKYVNNDACYPSLMVVGQIMDALLSGKYNLNKVAVMITQTGGGCRATNYINFIRRALEKAGMSQIPVISLSATGIEKNPGMKYTPKLIMSAIQALVYGDVFMRVLYRTRPYEEVSGSANALHQKWNEKCKASVTNAKWGEFKKNIRGIIEDFDNLPLKDIKKPRVGIVGEILVKFLPAANNYLVELLEAEGAEAVVPDLLDFFMYSFHNASFKAEYLGFKKSSARISNVLIQALELCRKEAKVAFEKSKRFTPPVPIKTLADYASPIVSVGNQTGEGWFLTGEMVELIHSGVSNIVCTQPFACLPNHIVGKGVIKELRLRYPDSNIVAVDYDPGASEVNQLNRIKLMLATAVKNMDKQQLHAMDVKDSYHTLPVTSKTSLETGM, translated from the coding sequence TTGAGCGATTATAAAAAACCATACACTTTGGGAATCGATATTGGCTCTACTACCGTTAAAATTGCGGTATTAAATACAGAAAATAAAATCCTTTACTCTGAGTATGAAAGACATTTCGCAAATATTCAGGAAACACTGGCGAAGCTGCTCGGAAACGCAAAGGAGCAATTAGGTAATATAAAAATAGCACCAGTAATAACCGGTTCCGGTGGTCTTACCATTTCAAAACATCTTGGTATTCCATTCGTGCAGGAGGTTGTCGCTGTATCTACTTCCCTGCAGGATTATGCTCCTAAAACAGACGTAGCTATCGAGCTTGGCGGCGAAGATGCTAAAATTATATATTTTACAGGCGGAATCGAGCAAAGGATGAACGGAATCTGTGCCGGGGGTACCGGCTCTTTTATTGACCAGATGGCCACCCTGCTTAATACCGATGCATCCGGGCTCAACGAATATGCGAAAGAGTATAAGGCAATCTATCCCATAGCTGCCAGATGCGGTGTGTTCGCAAAGTCAGATATTCAACCCTTAATTAATGAAGGTGCTACAAAGCCCGATTTATCTGCTTCTATTTTTCAGGCAGTTGTAAATCAGACAATCAGCGGTCTTGCCTGTGGTAAACCGATTCGAGGAAATGTTGCCTTTCTTGGTGGACCTCTTCATTTCCTGACGGAATTGAAAAATGCCTTTATCCGTACCCTTAACCTTACAGATGAAAGTATTATAGCTCCTGAACACTCTCATTTATTTGCTGCCATAGGTGCTGCTATGAACAGCAAATATGATACCATAATCGCTGTAGATGATGTTATTCAAAAATTAGCAGAGGGAATCACCATGGATTTTGAAGTAAACCGCATGACTCCCCTCTTCAAAGATCAAAATGAATATGATACTTTTAAGGAACGCCATTCAAGACAAGCTGTTAAAAAAGGTGACCTGAAAACTTATAGCGGCAATTGTTATCTGGGCATTGATGCAGGGTCTACCACAACAAAGATTGCCCTTGTCGGCGAAAATGGCGAACTTCTATATTCTTTCTACAGTAATAACAACGGGAGCCCTTTAAAGACTGCAATAAAGTCAGTAAAAGAAATCTATTCTCTGCTGCCAGAGGATGCTAAGATTGTTCGCTCCTGCTCTACCGGTTATGGTGAAGCTCTCTTAAAATCAGCTCTCATGCTGGATGAAGGAGAAGTTGAAACCGTTGCCCATTACTATGCAGCTGCCTTTTTTGAACCAAAAGTAGATTGTATCCTGGATATCGGCGGTCAGGATATGAAGTGCATTAAGATTAAAAATCAAACCGTTGACAGTGTACAGTTAAATGAAGCTTGCTCCTCCGGCTGCGGTTCCTTTATCGAAACCTTTGCGAAGTCTTTAAATTATGAAGTTGCTGATTTTGCGAATGTAGCTCTTTTTGCTAAGAATCCTGTGGACTTAGGCTCCAGATGTACGGTATTTATGAATTCCAAGGTTAAGCAGGCCCAAAAGGAAGGTGCACAGGTTGCAGATATCTCTTCCGGGTTAGCATACTCCGTTATTAAGAATGCAATTTTTAAGGTTATAAAAATAACAGATCCAAAGGACCTGGGCGAACATGTCGTTGTTCAGGGCGGTACTTTTTATAACGAAGCTGTTTTAAGAAGCTTTGAACTACTTACCGGCTGTGAAGCAGTTAGACCGGATATCTCAGGTATAATGGGTGCCTTCGGAGCAGCTCTGATTGCCAGAGAGCATTATCAGGGCGAAGAAACTACTCTCCTGTCCCTTGAAGATATCAATGGGTTAACCATAGAATCCTCCATGGGAAGATGTAAACAATGTACCAACAACTGCCGCCTTACTATCAACCGTTTTAATGGGGGAAGACAATTTATCAGCGGTAATCGCTGTGAAAAAGGCCTTGGCAAAGTTAAAAATGCTGAAAATGTACCTAACCTATTTGATTACAAATTAAAAGCCCTCTTCTCCTATGAACCTCTGTCAGAAGACAAAGCAAAAAGAGGTACCATAGGAATTCCGAGAGTACTTAATATGTATGAAAACTACCCTTTCTGGTATACCTTCTTTACAGAACTTGGCTACCGGGTTATACTTTCACCCGAATCCACCAGAAAAATATACGAGATGGGTATTGAATCCATTCCAAGTGAATCCGAATGCTATCCTGCAAAGCTTGCCCATGGGCATATCATGTGGCTTATCAAACAGGGTATTGACTTTATATTCTATCCAAGCGTGCCTTATGAACGCTGTGAAGTACCAGGTGCCAATAACCATTACAATTGCCCCATAGTAGCTTCCTACAGTGAAAACATCAAAAACAATGTGGAAGAGCTTAGAAGCGGTAATATACGTTATGAAAATCCATTTATGTCCTTTGAAAATGAAGAAATTCTGACCACTCGTCTGGTTGCAGTTATGAAAGGCATAAATGATGCTTCCTCTAAGGAAGTAAAAGCTGCTGCTCACAAAGCTTGGGCTGAACTTGAAGCGAAAAGGGAAGACATCAAGAGGAAAGGTGAAGAGACCCTTGCCTATCTGGTTGAAACCGGTAGAAAAGGTATAGTCCTAGCCGGCCGGCCTTACCATATCGATCCCGAAATCAATCATGGTATCCCTGAGCTGATTAATTCTTATGGTGTGGCTGTATTAACTGAAGATTCCATTTCCCATTTAGGTAAAGTTGACAGACCACTTGTAGCAGTTGATCAATGGATGTACCACTCCAGACTCTATGCTGCTGCATCTTATACCAAAACCATGCCGAATCTTGAACTAATTCAGTTGAATTCTTTTGGCTGCGGTCTGGATGCTGTAACCACAGATATGGTTAATGATATTCTAACCAAATCCGGTAAGGTTTATACCGTTTTGAAGATAGATGAAGTAAATAATTTAGGTGCTGCTAGGATACGTATCCGCTCTCTCCTTTCTGCTGTCAGAGACAGGGATAGAAAGAAGACTTCCTGTGAAGTTCCCATTGTATCCGATGCACACAACAGAGTTGTATTTACGGAGGAAATGCGTAAGGATTACACCCTGCTCTGCCCTCAAATGTCTCCTATTCACTTTGACATCCTGCAGAGTGCCTTAAAGTCCGGAGGTTATAATGTGGAGATTCTGCCCAATGATAACCGTTCAGCCGTAGACGTAGGCTTAAAATATGTGAATAACGATGCCTGCTACCCATCCCTAATGGTAGTCGGACAGATTATGGATGCTCTGCTTTCAGGAAAATATAATCTAAATAAAGTTGCTGTTATGATTACTCAAACAGGCGGCGGCTGCCGTGCCACAAACTATATTAACTTTATCCGAAGAGCCCTTGAAAAAGCCGGTATGAGCCAGATTCCGGTTATCTCCTTAAGTGCTACCGGAATCGAAAAGAATCCCGGTATGAAGTACACACCTAAGCTGATTATGAGTGCTATTCAGGCCTTGGTATACGGAGATGTGTTCATGAGAGTCCTCTACCGAACAAGACCTTATGAAGAGGTTTCCGGCTCTGCAAATGCCCTCCACCAGAAATGGAATGAGAAGTGCAAGGCTTCAGTTACAAATGCCAAGTGGGGAGAATTCAAGAAGAATATCAGAGGAATAATTGAGGATTTTGACAATCTGCCTTTAAAAGATATCAAGAAACCAAGAGTCGGTATTGTTGGTGAGATTCTGGTAAAATTCCTTCCTGCCGCCAATAATTATCTAGTCGAACTCCTGGAGGCTGAAGGAGCTGAAGCAGTGGTTCCTGATTTATTGGACTTCTTTATGTATTCCTTCCACAACGCTAGTTTTAAAGCTGAATATTTAGGCTTTAAAAAATCCTCAGCAAGAATAAGCAATGTCTTAATTCAAGCGTTGGAGCTCTGCAGAAAGGAAGCAAAAGTTGCCTTTGAAAAGAGTAAACGATTTACCCCACCGGTTCCCATTAAGACCCTTGCTGACTATGCATCACCTATAGTATCCGTGGGTAATCAGACTGGCGAGGGATGGTTCTTAACCGGTGAAATGGTTGAATTAATACACTCCGGCGTAAGCAACATTGTGTGTACCCAACCTTTTGCCTGCCTGCCTAATCATATTGTAGGCAAAGGTGTTATCAAGGAACTTCGCTTAAGATATCCTGACTCTAACATTGTGGCTGTAGATTATGATCCCGGTGCCAGTGAAGTAAACCAATTAAACAGAATTAAGCTTATGCTGGCAACCGCTGTGAAAAATATGGATAAACAACAGCTTCATGCAATGGATGTAAAGGACAGCTACCATACCCTTCCTGTTACCTCAAAGACCAGCTTGGAGACAGGAATGTAA
- a CDS encoding uracil-DNA glycosylase, translated as MSAITNDWLEAIGDEFRKPYYSKLYRFIKEEYSNYVVYPNTDDIFNAFHLTPLNEVKVVIIGQDPYHNVGQAHGLCFSVKPEVEIPPSLLNIYKELNEDLGLRIPNNGYLVSWAKQGVLLLNTVLTVRAHQANSHQGHGWEEFTDAVIHAVNAIDRPIVFLLWGRPAGLKRPMLTNPKHLILEAPHPSPLSAYRGFFGCKHFSKTNEFLKANGLTPIDWQIEDV; from the coding sequence ATGAGTGCTATTACAAATGATTGGCTGGAAGCGATAGGAGATGAGTTTCGCAAGCCCTATTATTCAAAATTATATCGTTTTATTAAAGAGGAATATAGTAACTATGTGGTGTATCCTAATACCGATGATATATTTAATGCCTTCCATTTGACACCGCTGAATGAAGTTAAGGTGGTTATAATTGGACAGGATCCTTATCATAATGTTGGACAGGCACATGGATTGTGTTTCTCTGTAAAACCGGAGGTAGAGATTCCTCCTTCTCTCTTGAATATTTATAAGGAATTGAATGAGGATTTAGGACTTCGGATTCCCAACAACGGTTACTTGGTAAGTTGGGCTAAACAAGGAGTCCTTCTCTTAAATACTGTTCTGACCGTACGGGCACATCAGGCTAATTCCCATCAGGGACACGGTTGGGAAGAATTTACCGATGCTGTGATACATGCGGTGAATGCCATCGATAGACCCATAGTATTTTTATTATGGGGAAGACCTGCCGGACTTAAGAGACCGATGCTAACAAATCCCAAGCATCTTATTTTAGAGGCACCACATCCAAGTCCTCTGTCAGCCTATAGGGGATTCTTTGGCTGTAAACACTTTAGTAAGACAAATGAATTTCTAAAGGCTAACGGACTTACCCCTATTGACTGGCAGATTGAGGATGTTTAA
- a CDS encoding TetR/AcrR family transcriptional regulator encodes MEKFENLPDEKQNTIIDAALKIFATNGYKKASISDIATKAGISKAMVFHYFGTKKELYLYLIRLCYSIITNEINENFNRNITDFFERITLASDIKIAAMKKHTAILAFLTSIYFETDEEVRKDIEVMLAEGEEFRNHLALDDLDTSKFKENIDVNLVMKMLVWMAEGFSNDLNLKGEFDLDTMCKEFYKCLDLLKENLYKTP; translated from the coding sequence TTGGAAAAGTTCGAAAATCTGCCAGATGAAAAACAAAACACTATCATAGACGCCGCACTTAAAATTTTTGCCACTAATGGCTACAAAAAAGCTTCCATTAGCGATATTGCCACAAAAGCCGGTATCTCTAAAGCGATGGTTTTTCATTATTTCGGCACAAAAAAAGAATTATATTTGTACTTAATACGGTTATGCTACAGTATTATCACAAATGAAATTAATGAAAATTTTAATCGTAACATAACTGACTTTTTTGAGCGCATTACTTTAGCTTCCGATATTAAAATAGCTGCTATGAAAAAACATACGGCTATTCTTGCTTTCCTGACTAGCATTTACTTTGAAACAGATGAGGAAGTCAGAAAGGATATTGAGGTTATGCTGGCAGAAGGGGAAGAATTCAGAAACCATCTTGCTTTAGACGATCTTGACACATCCAAATTCAAAGAGAATATTGATGTGAATCTGGTTATGAAAATGTTGGTATGGATGGCTGAGGGTTTCAGCAACGATTTAAATCTCAAGGGAGAATTTGATCTTGATACGATGTGTAAAGAATTCTACAAATGCTTAGACTTATTAAAAGAAAACTTATATAAAACTCCGTAA
- a CDS encoding ABC transporter permease subunit, whose amino-acid sequence MNVFFRELKANSKALLIWSICIFLLVISGMGKFSAYTSGNNNEVFNQMPHSVKALLGFSDFNVTAIDGFYALLFVYICLTVAIHAALLGCGIISKEERDKTTEFLMAKPISRRAILTAKYAAAITNLIIVNLVTLISSILAVDNFKGGKDIHMTILLFMVSQFLVQLIFFTLGTLFASLLKKPKASSGIVTSILLAAYFIARLTDFTSKLNVFNILSPFKYFDYGRILDKDGLNLLIVLLSLLLSAAFAVFTYRFYERREFSI is encoded by the coding sequence ATGAATGTTTTCTTTCGCGAGCTAAAAGCAAATAGTAAAGCTCTATTGATATGGAGCATCTGTATTTTTCTGCTTGTAATCAGCGGAATGGGCAAATTCAGCGCCTATACTTCCGGTAATAACAATGAGGTATTTAACCAAATGCCTCATTCTGTCAAGGCATTGTTAGGTTTTTCAGACTTTAATGTAACTGCAATTGATGGCTTCTACGCCCTGTTATTCGTTTATATCTGCCTTACCGTAGCTATTCATGCGGCACTTCTAGGCTGTGGTATCATATCCAAAGAAGAAAGAGATAAAACCACAGAATTCCTTATGGCTAAACCAATCTCCAGAAGGGCCATACTGACAGCTAAATATGCTGCTGCAATTACAAATCTGATTATCGTTAATTTAGTGACATTAATATCTTCCATCCTCGCAGTAGACAATTTTAAAGGTGGAAAGGATATTCATATGACAATATTACTATTTATGGTCAGTCAATTCCTTGTTCAACTCATTTTCTTTACCCTTGGCACCTTATTTGCTTCTTTGCTTAAAAAGCCAAAAGCTTCATCCGGAATTGTTACCAGTATACTGCTTGCTGCCTACTTTATAGCCAGATTAACTGACTTCACCAGTAAACTGAATGTATTTAATATCCTATCTCCCTTTAAATACTTTGATTACGGAAGAATTTTGGATAAAGATGGATTAAATCTTCTAATTGTATTACTCTCTCTTCTCCTAAGTGCTGCATTCGCAGTATTTACCTATCGTTTCTATGAAAGAAGAGAATTCAGTATCTAA
- the tyrS gene encoding tyrosine--tRNA ligase, translated as MKSVEEQMKIIAKGAKEIVGEEELRNKLARAVTEERGLIIKLGLDPSAPDIHLGHSVVLRKIRQMQELGHRAVIVIGDFTGKIGDPTGKSKGRVALSDEQVKENAKTYTDQIFEIVDKEKTEVVFNSSWLKKLDFEEVIRLAASVTVARILERDDFSERYKNNVPIGLHEFFYPLMQAYDSVALKADIEIGGTDQTFNILMGRSLQKWMGLEPQAAVFMPILEGLDGVEKMSKSLGNYIGIHEPASIMFKKVMEVQDSLIIRYYELVTDEHPDKVIEIKKELEKGKNPRDVKYELARIITSLYHKEEVEEAEKYYREAFINKGIPEDIPELIIDLEKDNLAGIIPRLTEEKYISSGSDFRRLLAQGGISLNGEVLTQGDLDQVLICGDVLKIGKKKFARIIK; from the coding sequence ATGAAATCCGTAGAAGAGCAGATGAAGATAATTGCTAAGGGGGCAAAGGAAATCGTTGGAGAGGAGGAATTAAGAAACAAGCTTGCAAGAGCGGTTACAGAAGAAAGAGGGCTTATTATCAAGTTAGGACTTGATCCAAGTGCGCCGGATATTCATTTAGGGCACAGTGTTGTGTTGCGTAAAATCAGGCAAATGCAGGAACTAGGTCATAGAGCAGTTATTGTTATTGGTGATTTTACAGGGAAAATTGGAGATCCAACCGGTAAATCAAAAGGAAGAGTTGCCCTTAGTGATGAGCAGGTAAAAGAGAATGCAAAAACCTATACCGATCAGATTTTTGAAATTGTAGATAAGGAGAAGACGGAGGTCGTATTTAACAGCAGCTGGCTTAAGAAGTTGGATTTTGAAGAGGTTATACGATTAGCGGCTTCCGTAACCGTAGCAAGAATTCTGGAAAGAGATGATTTTTCCGAAAGATACAAGAACAATGTACCCATTGGTTTACATGAATTCTTTTATCCTCTTATGCAGGCTTATGATTCAGTTGCTCTGAAAGCAGATATCGAGATTGGAGGAACAGATCAAACATTTAATATTCTCATGGGAAGAAGTCTTCAGAAATGGATGGGGCTGGAACCTCAGGCAGCAGTATTTATGCCAATCTTAGAGGGATTAGATGGAGTGGAGAAGATGAGTAAGAGCCTTGGTAATTATATTGGTATTCATGAACCAGCCAGTATAATGTTTAAAAAGGTAATGGAAGTCCAGGATTCTCTCATTATCAGATACTACGAACTTGTAACCGATGAACATCCAGATAAGGTGATAGAAATAAAAAAAGAACTGGAGAAAGGGAAGAATCCCCGAGATGTCAAATATGAGTTAGCCAGAATTATTACAAGCTTATACCACAAAGAAGAAGTTGAGGAAGCCGAGAAATACTACCGGGAGGCTTTTATAAACAAAGGGATACCAGAGGATATACCGGAGCTTATAATAGATCTGGAGAAGGATAATCTCGCAGGGATTATCCCAAGATTAACGGAGGAAAAATATATTAGCAGCGGAAGTGACTTTAGGAGACTGCTTGCACAGGGCGGGATATCTCTTAACGGGGAAGTGCTTACTCAAGGAGATTTGGACCAGGTCTTAATATGCGGTGATGTATTAAAAATTGGAAAAAAGAAGTTTGCCAGAATCATTAAGTAG